The segment TTCTTGTATGCATTTACATGACATGATGAAGTATCACCTGGCCAGGgaaatgtttcattttttttttgataggtggcCAGGGAATTGTTAATATTGTTGTTATTGGATCTGGTAGAGGCATGATAATAGCAATGGCCACCATTAGATGTGCAACCAGTCAGAAAAGGATCAAAAATTTTCTGTGTGCACAGCATGAAAGAAGCTTTCCCAGTCAACAACACATTTCTAACATATATAAAGCAATGCTTTTGTCTATTTCCCACTTCAAACGATGCATGAACAACTAAATGTTATATCAACCAAAATTTAGTACATTAATAATATGCGCAGCAGTTGTTTTGCACTTCAGAAAAGGGTGGAAGTCAGCCCAGATACATCAGATACAACCTGGGTGTACTCtgcctttaatttttcttgttcCTCCTGGCCAAGTTCTCCCTTGGTGGGCTTGGTTAGCACAAGAACACAACATGTTGGCCTCTTAGTGGAGCCTGCATTTGCAAGATCCTGTAGAAAGCAGATTTATCAGAGAACAGAGGGGTAAATAGAGACAAAATTCCACatgtttttactattttgattCATGAGGCTGCACATGAGAGTTGAATAGACTTGTATCATCTAAGTGATGTGCATGAATGCATGCGTCTACATTCCAAGACAATTGAGTGTGCTCTTACTACTTTGATTCATGAGTTATGAATCTACAGATCAAGTCATATGCATTTGAACTATCAATAATGAAGTACCAAATATGAAGCCTGTGTGCAAATTTCAAGACAACAGATTGAAAATAGAAACATGGAATTAAAACTTTCGATTAAGCTGAAGAAACCACTAATTTCTATTTAACTGACAAACTACCTAAAAGCCATTTGGGTTCTTATTGAATGAAACGTATCACCACAAAATACATGTAATCAAAGATAAAACCATGCCGCTTTTGTAAATCAATAAACATTGGAAATGGGCAACTTACTTTATGAGATAACAGACTCCTCAATTGTGTGTAAGAGCATAAGTCCAATGACCAAACCataaattgaaatcaagctAATCTGAACAAGGGGCGGTGTCCCTCAACAAGGATCAGCTTGGAACTGGATTTACGCATTTATGCACCTTAACCTTTTAAGATATTTCCAAATATGAAcataaaaattttgggttttcctTGACAAATGATTGTATGATACTCAATATCTCTTGATATTATGcctaacataatttttttttgataagtgataTTATGGCTAACATAATTACCAATAAGCATCAATGCACAGAAAGTAGGGGCATAGTCTAAGGTCACATGAAAAGGAAATCACTCATGTATCACATAGCATTTGGATGCAGAATTCTATCCTGTTGATGAAGCCACCAGAACAAATGGAACTGGCACCATGATCTAGATAAACTTTTTGAAACATCATTATCCCCATGAAACCCCAAAATCCTCAGCAAGATCCTGATCAAACACATAAATAGGCTCATTGCAAATGAACAGGATTTTCAAACTTCATGAGATGACtcatttttaaggaaaatacaaAATCTAGGTGACACTTTTTCCCAGATATCATGGTGAGGATCTGGGTATAAAACTCATCCGTTTTGCACCAACTTTTTTggtatttatatattatttgttttatggttgtttctcataaaaaaaaaaaggatctgGGTGTAAAACCTAGGAACATTTTTGCTTGAAGAGCCATGCATGTGtgtaaaattgaaaagaaggaaagaagacAAAAACAGAAAAGCTTCTATCATCCTCGAGAACCTACATAGGATGGGAAAAAGAATAGACAGATCATCACACCTCAAAAAATAaagatgcaaaaaaataaaataaaatccccAACTTACTTCTTTTGAGGGAACATACACATAGGGAATGTCAGCCTCTTCGCATAATATTGGAACATGAGTAATGACGTCAATAGGAGTGATATTCCCCGCTATAACACAAAATCTGCACTCACGGGGAGAAGGGGGGAAAACCAATGTCAACTACCAATTAACCAAACAATTAGAAATCTAGAAGAAATAGTCTTTACTAATTTGCACATGAGTCAGTCGATGATTGAAGAAACTACAAAGAGGAAGATAAACAGAAAAAACAGCAAAATGTCCAATTGGATACTAACCCCTTGTCCCCCCTTCTGATACCTTTAACCACCTCCTTCACTCCTCTCTTCAAGCATTTGTGCTCAGCAGCTGAAATAACAAAAAGATGTCATTGTTACACAAAACATGCCATGCAATAAAGAAACTTAAAGGGACACAGAATCCCACAACTTCATCAAAGAAACTTCACATCCTCTATAACTCAATTTGCAGAATTATTGACAGAAAATATGCCAATGAGACCAAGCATATACAGAAAATGCTTAGAGAATATGCAACAAACCAGGAGTCAACCATATGATGAACAAACTACCACGGCATCTGATCAGACAAATCCTACAATGAGAATCTTGAGGGTAACACTGATCCTCATTTTAGTTGCTGATAGAATAAAGGGGAAGAAAGTAACATAAGATGCACattttggttgccgagaaaataaagggaaagaaagtaaaataagatGGAAGTCTAATCAAAATTCCcattgtttaattttgaaaccTCAGGAAACAAAACCCTTACTTCAGTCCACTTCCCCTATACTTAAAATAATACAAAGTCACTTTTCCATTTCATAGAACCCAGAACAACGTATAAAACTAACGACCAAAAAAACTCAGGTCACTTTCCTTTCCCACATTCTGTCAACAACCAAACGGTACTAAATCATTGTATAAACATTTCCATTGATTTCCATTCTATCAATAACAATCAAGGTttccattatttaattttgaaacctCGGGAAACAAACCCCCTCCTTCAGTTCGCATTCACTTGCCTTTCCCACATTCTATCAGCAACCAACGGTACTAAATCATCGAATAAACATTTccccgaaaaaaaaaaacataaataagaagaaacaTGTATAGCATTATCCATTGATTTAATCGAGGTGCgcttcttcaaaataaaaaccaNNNNNNNNNNNNNNNNNNNNNNNNNNNNNNNNNNNNNNNNNNNNNNNNNNNNNNNNNNNNNNNNNNNNNNNNNNNNNNNNNNNNNNNNNNNNNNNNNNNNNNNNNNNNNNNNNNNNNNNNNNNNNNNNNNNNNNNNNNNNNNNNNNNNNNNNNNNNNNNNNNNNNNNNNNNNNNNNNNNNNNNNNNNNNNNNNNNNNNNNNNNNNNNNNNNNNNNNNNNNNNNNNNNNNNNNNNNNNNNNNNNNNNNNNNNNNNNNNNNNNNNNNNNNNNNNNNNNNNNNNNNNNNNNNNNNNNNNNNNNNNNNNNNNNNNNNNNNNNNNNNNNNNNNNNNNNNNNNNNNNNNNNNNNNNNNNNNNNNNNNNNNNNNNNNNNNNNNNNNNNNNNNNNNNNNNNNNNNNNNNNNNNNNNNNNNNNNNNNNNNNNNNNNNNNNNNNNNNNNNNNNNNNNNNNNNNNNNNNNNNNNNNNNNNNNNNNNNNNNNNNNNNNNNNNNNNNNNNNNNNNNNNNNNNNNNNNNNNNNNNNNNNNNNNNNNNNNNNNNNNNNNNNNNNNNNNNNNNNNNNNNNNNNNNNNNNNNNNNNNNNNNNNNNNNNNNNNNNNNNNNNNNNNNNNNNNNNNNNNNNNNNNNNNNNNNNNNNNNNNNNNNNNNNNNNNNNNNNNNNNNNNNNNNNNNNNNNNNNNNNNNNNNNNNNNNNNNNNNNNNNNNNNNNNNNNNNNNNNNNNNNNNNNNNNNNNNNNNNNNNNNNNNNNNNNNNNNNNNNNNNNNNNNNNNNNNNNNNNNNNNNNNNNNNNNNNNNNNNNNNNNNNNNNNNNNNNNNNNNNNNNNNNNNNNNNNNNNNNNNNNNNNNNNNNNNNNNNNNNNNNNNNNNNNNNNNNNNNNNNNNNNNNNNNNNNNNNNNNNNNNNNNNNNNNNNNNNNNNNNNNNNNNNNNNNNNNNNNNNNNNNNNNNNNNNNNNNNNNNNNNNNNNNNNNNNNNNNNNNNNNNNNNNNNNNNNNNNNNNNNNNNNNNNNNNNNNNNNNNNNNNNNNNNNNNNNNNNNNNNNNNNNNNNNNNNNNNNNNNNNNNNNNNNNNNNNNNNNNNNNNNNNNNNNNNNNNNNNNNNNNNNNNNNNNNNNNNNNNNNNNNNNNNNNNNNNNNNNNNNNNNNNNNNNNNNNNNNNNNNNNNNNNNNNNNNNNNNNNNNNNNNNNNNNNNNNNNNNNNNNNNNNNNNNNNNNNNNNNNNNNNNNNNNNNNNNNNNNNNNNNNNNNNNNNNNNNNNNNNNNNNNNNNNNNNNNNNNNNNNNNNNNNNNNNNNNNNNNNNNNNNNNNNNNNNNNNNNNNNNNNNNNNNNNNNNNNNNNNNNNNNNNNNNNNNNNNNNNNNNNNNNNNNNNNNNNNNNNNNNNNNNNNNNNNNNNNNNNNNNNNNNNNNNNNNNNNNNNNNNNNNNNNNNNNNNNNNNNNNNNNNNNNNNNNNNNNNNNNNNNNNNNNNNNNNNNNNNNNNNNNNNNNNNNNNNNNNNNNNNNNNNNNNNNNNNNNNNNNNNNNNNNNNNNNNNNNNNNNNNNNNNNNNNNNNNNNNNNNNNNNNNNNNNNNNNNNNNNNNNNNNNNNNNNNNNNNNNNNNNNNNNNNNNNNNNNNNNNNNNNNNNNNNNNNNNNNNNNNNNNNNNNNNNNNNNNNNNNNNNNNNNNNNNNNNNNNNNNNNNNNNNNNNNNNNNNNNNNNNNNNNNNNNNNNNNNNNNNNNNNNNNNNNNNNNNNNNNNNNNNNNNNNNNNNNNNNNNNNNNNNNNNNNNNNNNNNNNNNNNNNNNNNNNNNNNNNNNNNNNNNNNNNNNNNNNNNNNNNNNNNNNNNNNNNNNNNNNNNNNNNNNNNNNNNNNNNNNNNNNNNNNNNNNNNNNNNNNNNNNNNNNNNNNNNNNNNNNNNNNNNNNNNNNNNNNNNNNNNNNNNNNNNNNNNNNNNNNNNNNNNNNNNNNNNNNNNNNNNNNNNNNNNNNNNNNNNNNNNNNNNNNNNNNNNNNNNNNNNNNNNNNNNNNNNNNNNNNNNNNNNNNNNNNNNNNNNNNNNNNNNNNNNNNNNNNNNNNNNNNNNNNNNNNNNNNNNNNNNNNNNNNNNNNNNNNNNNNNNNNNNNNNNNNNNNNNNNNNNNNNNNNNNNNNNNNNNNNNNNNNNNNNNNNNNNNNNNNNNNNNNNNNNNNNNNNNNNNNNNNNNNNNNNNNNNNNNNNNNNNNNNNNNNNNNNNNNNNNNNNNNNNNNNNNNNNNNNNNNNNNNNNNNNNNNNNNNNNNNNNNNNNNNNNNNNNNNNNNNNNNNNNNNNNNNNNNNNNNNNNNNNNNNNNNNNNNNNNNNNNNNNNNNNNNNNNNNNNNNNNNNNNNNNNNNNNNNNNNNNNNNNNNNNNNNNNNNNNNNNNNNNNNNNNNNNNNNNNNNNNNNNNNNNNNNNNNNNNNNNNNNNNNNNNNNNNNNNNNNNNNNNNNNNNNNNNNNNNNNNNNNNNNNNNNNNNNNNNNNNNNNNNNNNNNNNNNNNNNNNNNNNNNNNNNNNNNNNNNNNNNNNNNNNNNNNNNNNNNNNNNNNNNNNNNNNNNNNNNNNNNNNNNNNNNNNNNNNNNNNNNNNNNNNNNNNNNNNNNNNNNNNNNNNNNNNNNNNNNNNNNNNNNNNNNNNNNNNNNNNNNNNNNNNNNNNNNNNNNNNNNNNNNNNNNNNNNNNNNNNNNNNNNNNNNNNNNNNNNNNNNNNNNNNNNNNNNNNNNNNNNNNNNNNNNNNNNNNNNNNNNNNNNNNNNNNNNNNNNNNNNNNNNNNNNNNNNNNNNNNNNNNNNNNNNNNNNNNNNNNNNNNNNNNNNNNNNNNNNNNNNNNNNNNNNNNNNNNNNNNNNNNNNNNNNNNNNNNNNNNNNNNNNNNNNNNNNNNNNNNNNNNNNNNNNNNNNNNNNNNNNNNNNNNNNNNNNNNNNNNNNNNNNNNNNNNNNNNNNNNNNNNNNNNNNNNNNNNNNNNNNNNNNNNNNNNNNNNNNNNNNNNNNNNNNNNNNNNNNNNNNNNNNNNNNNNNNNNNNNNNNNNNNNNNNNNNNNNNNNNNNNNNNNNNNNNNNNNNNNNNNNNNNNNNNNNNNNNNNNNNNNNNNNNNNNNNNNNNNNNNNNNNNNNNNNNNNNNNNNNNNNNNNNNNNNNNNNNNNNNNNNNNNNNNNNNNNNNNNNNNNNNNNNNNNNNNNNNNNNNNNNNNNNNNNNNNNNNNNNNNNNNNNNNNNNNNNNNNNNNNNNNNNNNNNNNNNNNNNNNNNNNNNNNNNNNNNNNNNNNNNNNNNNNNNNNNNNNNNNNNNNNNNNNNNNNNNNNNNNNNNNNNNNNNNNNNNNNNNNNNNNNNNNNNNNNNNNNNNNNNNNNNNNNNNNNNNNNNNNNNNNNNNNNNNNNNNNNNNNNNNNNNNNNNNNNNNNNNNNNNNNNNNNNNNNNNNNNNNNNNNNNNNNNNNNNNNNNNNNNNNNNNNNNNNNNNNNNNNNNNNNNNNNNNNNNNNNNNNNNNNNNNNNNNNNNNNNNNNNNNNNNNNNNNNNNNNNNNNNNNNNNNNNNNNNNNNNNNNNNNNNNNNNNNNNNNNNNNNNNNNNNNNNNNNNNNNNNNNNNNNNNNNNNNNNNNNNNNNNNNNNNNNNNNNNNNNNNNNNNNNNNNNNNNNNNNNNNNNNNNNNNNNNNNNNNNNNNNNNNNNNNNNNNNNNNNNNNNNNNNNNNNNNNNNNNNNNNNNNNNNNNNNNNNNNNNNNNNNNNNNNNNNNNNNNNNNNNNNNNNNNNNNNNNNNNNNNNNNNNNNNNNNNNNNNNNNNNNNNNNNNNNNNNNNNNNNNNNNNNNNNNNNNNNNNNNNNNNNNNNNNNNNNNNNNNNNNNNNNNNNNNNNNNNNNNNNNNNNNNNNNNNNNNNNNNNNNNNNNNNNNNNNNNNNNNNNNNNNNNNNNNNNNNNNNNNNNNNNNNNNNNNNNNNNNNNNNNNNNNNNNNNNNNNNNNNNNNNNNNNNNNNNNNNNNNNNNNNNNNNNNNNNNNNNNNNNNNNNNNNNNNNNNNNNNNNNNNNNNNNNNNNNNNNNNNNNNNNNNNNNNNNNNNNNNNNNNNNNNNNNNNNNNNNNNNNNNNNNNNNNNNNNNNNNNNNNNNNNNNNNNNNNNNNNNNNNNNNNNNNNNNNNNNNNNNNNNNNNNNNNNNNNNNNNNNNNNNNNNNNNNNNNNNNNNNNNNNNNNNNNNNNNNNNNNNNNNNNNNNNNNNNNNNNNNNNNNNNNNNNNNNNNNNNNNNNNNNNNNNNNNNNNNNNNNNNNNNNNNNNNNNNNNNNNNNNNNNNNNNNNNNNNNNNNNNNNNNNNNNNNNNNNNNNNNNNNNNNNNNNNNNNNNNNNNNNNNNNNNNNNNNNNNNNNNNNNNNNNNNNNNNNNNNNNNNNNNNNNNNNNNNNNNNNNNNNNNNNNNNNNNNNNNNNNNNNNNNNNNNNNNNNNNNNNNNNNNNNNNNNNNNNNNNNNNNNNNNNNNNNNNNNNNNNNNNNNNNNNNNNNNNNNNNNNNNNNNNNNNNNNNNNNNNNNNNNNNNNNNNNNNNNNNNNNNNNNNNNNNNNNNNNNNNNNNNNNNNNNNNNNNNNNNNNNNNNNNNNNNNNNNNNNNNNNNNNNNNNNNNNNNNNNNNNNNNNNNNNNNNNNNNNNNNNNNNNNNNNNNNNNNNNNNNNNNNNNNNNNNNNNNNNNNNNNNNNNNNNNNNNNNNNNNNNNNNNNNNNNNNNNNNNNNNNNNNNNNNNNNNNNNNNNNNNNNNNNNNNNNNNNNNNNNNNNNNNNNNNNNNNNNNNNNNNNNNNNNNNNNNNNNNNNNNNNNNNNNNNNNNNNNNNNNNNNNNNNNNNNNNNNNNNNNNNNNNNNNNNNNNNNNNNNNNNNNNNNNNNNNNNNNNNNNNNNNNNNNNNNNNNNNNNNNNNNNNNNNNNNNNNNNNNNNNNNNNNNNNNNNNNNNNNNNNNNNNNNNNNNNNNNNNNNNNNNNNNNNNNNNNNNNNNNNNNNNNNNNNNNNNNNNNNNNNNNNNNNNNNNNNNNNNNNNNNNNNNNNNNNNNNNNNNNNNNNNNNNNNNNNNNNNNNNNNNNNNNNNNNNNNNNNNNNNNNNNNNNNNNNNNNNNNNNNNNNNNNNNNNNNNNNNNNNNNNNNNNNNNNNNNNNNNNNNNNNNNNNNNNNNNNNNNNNNNNNNNNNNNNNNNNNNNNNNNNNNNNNNNNNNNNNNNNNNNNNNNNNNNNNNNNNNNNNNNNNNNNNNNNNNNNNNNNNNNNNNNNNNNNNNNNNNNNNNNNNNNNNNNNNNNNNNNNNNNNNNNNNNNNNNNNNNNNNNNNNNNNNNNNNNNNNNNNNNNNNNNNNNNNNNNNNNNNNNNNNNNNNNNNNNNNNNNNNNNNNNNNNNNNNNNNNNNNNNNNNNNNNNNNNNNNNNNNNNNNNNNNNNNNNNNNNNNNNNNNNNNNNNNNNNNNNNNNNNNNNNNNNNNNNNNNNNNNNNNNNNNNNNNNNNNNNNNNNNNNNNNNNNNNNNNNNNNNNNNNNNNNNNNNNNNNNNNNNNNNNNNNNNNNNNNNNNNNNNNNNNNNNNNNNNNNNNNNNNNNNNNNNNNNNNNNNNNNNNNNNNNNNNNNNNNNNNNNNNNNNNNNNNNNNNNNNNNNNNNNNNNNNNNNNNNNNNNNNNNNNNNNNNNNNNNNNNNNNNNNNNNNNNNNNNNNNNNNNNNNNNNNNNNNNNNNNNNNNNNNNNNNNNNNNNNNNNNNNNNNNNNNNNNNNNNNNNNNNNNNNNNNNNNNNNNNNNNNNNNNNNNNNNNNNNNNNNNNNNNNNNNNNNNNNNNNNNNNNNNNNNNNNNNNNNNNNNNNNNNNNNNNNNNNNNNNNNNNNNNNNNNNNNNNNNNNNNNNNNNNNNNNNNNNNNNNNNNNNNNNNNNNNNNNNNNNNNNNNNNNNNNNNNNNNNNNNNNNNNNNNNNNNNNNNNNNNNNNNNNNNNNNNNNNNNNNNNNNNNNNNNNNNNNNNNNNNNNNNNNNNNNNNNNNNNNNNNNNNNNNNNNNNNNNNNNNNNNNNNNNNNNNNNNNNNNNNNNNNNNNNNNNNNNNNNNNNNNNNNNNNNNNNNNNNNNNNNNNNNNNNNNNNNNNNNNNNNNNNNNNNNNNNNNNNNNNNNNNNNNNNNNNNNNNNNNNNNNNNNNNNNNNNNNNNNNNNNNNNNNNNNNNNNNNNNNNNNNNNNNNNNNNNNNNNNNNNNNNNNNNNNNNNNNNNNNNNNNNNNNNNNNNNNNNNNNNNNNNNNNNNNNNNNNNNNNNNNNNNNNNNNNNNNNNNNNNNNNNNNNNNNNNNNNNNNNNNNNNNNNNNNNNNNNNNNNNNNNNNNNNNNNNNNNNNNNNNNNNNNNNNNNNNNNNNNNNNNNNNNNNNNNNNNNNNNNNNNNNNNNNNNNNNNNNNNNNNNNNNNNNNNNNNNNNNNNNNNNNNNNNNNNNNNNNNNNNNNNNNNNNNNNNNNNNNNNNNNNNNNNNNNNNNNNNNNNNNNNNNNNNNNNNNNNNNNNNNNNNNNNNNNNNNNNNNNNNNNNNNNNNNNNNNNNNNNNNNNNNNNNNNNNNNNNNNNNNNNNNNNNNNNNNNNNNNNNNNNNNNNNNNNNNNNNNNNNNNNNNNNNNNNNNNNNNNNNNNNNNNNNNNNNNNNNNNNNNNNNNNNNNNNNNNNNNNNNNNNNNNNNNNNNNNNNNNNNNNNNNNNNNNNNNNNNNNNNNNNNNNNNNNNNNNNNNNNNNNNNNNNNNNNNNNNNNNNNNNNNNNNNNNNNNNNNNNNNNNNNNNNNNNNNNNNNNNNNNNNNNNNNNNNNNNNNNNNNNNNNNNNNNNNNNNNNNNNNNNNNNNNNNNNNNNNNNNNNNNNNNNNNNNNNNNNNNNNNNNNNNNNNNNNNNNNNNNNNNNNNNNNNNNNNNNNNNNNNNNNNNNNNNNNNNNNNNNNNNNNNNNNNNNNNNNNNNNNNNNNNNNNNNNNNNNNNNNNNNNNNNNNNNNNNNNNNNNNNNNNNNNNNNNNNNNNNNNNNNNNNNNNNNNNNNNNNNNNNNNNNNNNNNNNNNNNNNNNNNNNNNNNNNNNNNNNNNNNNNNNNNNNNNNNNNNNNNNNNNNNNNNNNNNNNNNNNNNNNNNNNNNNNNNNNNNNNNNNNNNNNNNNNNNNNNNNNNNNNNNNNNNNNNNNNNNNNNNNNNNNNNNNNNNNNNNNNNNNNNNNNNNNNNNNNNNNNNNNNNNNNNNNNNNNNNNNNNNNNNNNNNNNNNNNNNNNNNNNNNNNNNNNNNNNNNNNNNNNNNNNNNNNNNNNNNNNNNNNNNNNNNNNNNNNNNNNNNNNNNNNNNNNNNNNNNNNNNNNNNNNNNNNNNNNNNNNNNNNNNNNNNNNNNNNNNNNNNNNNNNNNNNNNNNNNNNNNNNNNNNNNNNNNNNNNNNNNNNNNNNNNNNNNNNNNNNNNNNNNNNNNNNNNNNNNNNNNNNNNNNNNNNNNNNNNNNNNNNNNNNNNNNNNNNNNNNNNNNNNNNNNNNNNNNNNNNNNNNNNNNNNNNNNNNNNNNNNNNNNNNNNNNNNNNNNNNNNNNNNNNNNNNNNNNNNNNNNNNNNNNNNNNNNNNNNNNNNNNNNNNNNNNNNNNNNNNNNNNNNNNNNNNNNNNNNNNNNNNNNNNNNNNNNNNNNNNNNNN is part of the Vitis riparia cultivar Riparia Gloire de Montpellier isolate 1030 chromosome 17, EGFV_Vit.rip_1.0, whole genome shotgun sequence genome and harbors:
- the LOC117904146 gene encoding H/ACA ribonucleoprotein complex subunit 2-like protein — its product is FVISAAEHKCLKRGVKEVVKGIRRGDKGFCVIAGNITPIDVITHVPILCEEADIPYVYVPSKEDLANAGSTKRPTCCVLVLTKPTKGELGQEEQEKLKAEYTQVVSDVSGLTSTLF